The Musa acuminata AAA Group cultivar baxijiao chromosome BXJ1-8, Cavendish_Baxijiao_AAA, whole genome shotgun sequence genomic sequence TTCGGTATAATGTCCCTGCCATAGGACTCTTGAGAGGAGGATGAGATGACTTGGAAGCCTTAGGGGCAGATGAAGCAGCGGCAGGTGATGGGAGGGCACGGGCAGCAGGTGGTGGTGGAACTTCTGATGGAATATAAGCAGGAGCAGCAGGGGCTTGCATGACAATTGGGGCTGGTGCTGGAGGCTGAGGAAAAGCCTCCTTCTTGCGAATGATAAGTTCACAATCATTTTGCTTCAGCTGCAATTCAACAATGTCTCTTGAATCAACAAGCCTGCATCATCAAAGACGTGACCAAAAGCCAATTTTTACTGTATGCCACAGGGGTCAGttgaaagaagaagaaacaagcaAAGTGATTGAGGGATATGTCTCACTTTACGATGTTTGCAACTTGAGTCATAAACTCAGATATCGCCTCCTCGGATAGTGGAGCTGATGGCAGGGATGGCTTTCCTGCTTCCGCATCCTGCCCTTTGGGTCCTAAAGCTTCTGCTTTGGTCTTAGAAGTTGCAGCATCATTGGCAGGTCCTCCAGCAACCTTTGACATAAGGAAAACAATTTGTCCGAGCCTGGACCAAAACATAAATTAAGTTGAAACAGTTTATGCTAGAACAGTGCTTGCCTCATTCAATTGGGCCTTTGCGATGGCAGAACGGTCTCTGTAAAGCCCCAATCCCTACAATATGGAAACCCTAGTATAATGATATGTATCCGTGAAACACAAAAGGAGGAAACATTTTTTGCGCCCAAAAGAAAGCACAATTCCAGATTGGGCTCCAACATCGGAAAAATAAAACAAACATCAATGGAATCTGACGCCGTTCAGCTCCAGAAATCAGCAAATCAAGATGATGGATAAGAAATGATCGTTGTTTGAGAATGTCAGCATTTCCAATGAAATCTGAGAAGCCGACCAAACAAGCAAAATTTTCATTCTGATCTACAAGATAACAAATTAGACCACTCGTCAAGAAACGAGAAGAACAGAAAACTCCAAAATCTACGTAAAAGGCGAAGGTTCGTTCATTTTCTTCAGCATTTGATTTTTTGCCATTACGGAAACCAAATTAGAGAAGATAAAGAAGCTTTCTTGTTCGAAAACCAGCCGAGATCTAGAACAGGGGATAGATCGAGAGGAAATGGCATAGGAAAACGGGAAGAGGGAACCTTGGCGGGGACAAGGAGAGGCTTCTTAGACTTCGAAGGCAGATGGAAGGAGACCGCTGTCGGGCGGCGGCGAGAAGAGGatgaggaggcggaggcggcggccgcGTAGACCTGTGGCGCGGCCGCCGGTGCTGCGTGAAGAGAGGACGAGGAAGCCATCGCTGCGGGGGGGCCGATCGGGAGTGACAAGTGGAGGCGAGTTTGGGGATTTAGAGAGTGAGAGAGCGAGGCGTAGTTAGTTAATTGATGCAGCGTCGTTGTTTTTCGACGGACGGCTGTGATTCCATCATCTGATGCGTTACCAACGGCGAGTGATGGATCTCATTTTTGGAATTGTTAATATTAGTCCCTAACTCTTCCTTATTTGCATATTAATTTTCCTTTCAATATTCGCGTGTTCTTAAACATtaatattttacaaattagtcctTCCATTATCTCCACTCGGTTCGTAGGGTTTGGTTGTGGCCGAAATGACCAATTTACCCCTCACTCTCACTTTATATTCTCTCTTGAATTATGCTTAGGTATTGGGGATTTAGTGGTACATTTCACAAGCATTTATTGAGGTCATATTAAGGCATAGAACAATGTGTTTATTTATAAGTAAGCTTGGTTGATAATTATACTATTTATAAGTAAACGTGTGTATAGACTTTGTGTTTCAAtttctatcaatttttttttaatttatgataaattttaatatgaacaagttctaagtgattCTCTCGGAGGTCCTCAATATATTAATAGAAGATAACGAACTATAAAGAGAAATCTTTTGATAACACATGAATATTGAATATCAAAGTTTATCTCGTAATTTGTTATATATTTTCTTAAGATTTAACGAAATTTACAATAGACGAGAGAAAAATGATTATCGTAATAGTCCACATCAACCATGCTCTTCCTGCACTGTTTGACCAGCCATGACACTTGACATTATGAGGGATGACCGTCACACTCTCTCAGCCGgtttacatctctctctctctctctctctctctctctctcgccggcTGCAAGAAGAAAGAGAAACATGGTGACGAGGTGGAGCGAGAAGAGCCCGGGCCTCAAGATCCTGTGGCTGTGGACTCTGGGAACTGCCACTGGTACGACTCACTTCTGAATCGCCCACATTTGTTGCTCTCTTCTCCGTGTAAAAAGGAGTTCGTCGAAAACCCTAATCAGATCATGCCCTTTCTCCAATTAGTTCTCATCGCGAACGTCGCCACCACGAGGTTAAGGGACATGGATAACCTGTTGAGGGATGAAGACGCCATCCGATCCCAATCCGATTCCGCCGCTGCCGCTTCTTCTTCCCAGGAGCGAGTCATTGCAGATGAATAGCAGTTTTCTGGTATCGCCTGAAATCGTTTCGCATTCTTAGGctttcttttttgttctcttGTTTCTTTTCGTTTTTGCGAAAGAGAGTGGAATCGACCAAGATGTAATGATGCTCGTTTGTTGTTGGGTGGAGTTGGATCTAACATGATCTCAGATGCGCATGGCTTTCCTTTATGTACTTTCTTTTTTGCATTTGGCAGTCTGTTAATTCTGCAAGTTTTGTTGCTTATGCGAGATTGTGCGAAATGATTTAGGCAATCAACGATAGGCAGAGAAAAAACAGAAGAGAATTTGAATGTAATATATGTTAATTAAAGTTAAATGTTTTCGAGTTTAGCTTCATTTTGGGATAATAATTATGTGAAAGTTGGCTGGTTTAAGTTTGAAACTATAAGAGAATTATGAAGAATGAAGTAAAGGGAATAAGTAATAGTATGCAGGTGAAACATTCCTTGGATTGGGGATGATGGTGTGAATTCCAAGAAATCCAGTAGAAGCCAACAAAACAAGTTATGTATGCCGTCAAGCAAGAAAATCTGGGACTTGACACAGCATAGGAGGTTGTTGTCGACAAACATGTATATAACTGGTAGGAAGTATGGGTAGTATTCTTTCTTATTCAAATTTTGCAAGTTAAAGCAAGAGAATTTCAGTTAATTTATAGACAGAAAAGCATTTATCCAACAGGGAAAATGCTTGTAAGTGTGAGAGTGTAATAAATAACCGACAAGCCTTGGCGCCTATTAGTTAAGGATTTTCATTGGATGCCCTTCACTGTAAGTTTTCTTTTATTCAACTTACACAAGATGGAAGGTGCTATTTCAGGTTTGTTTTACCTTCGACTTTTATCTGTATCTCACTATTTCAGCTTATGCAATATTGTATTAGCTGTAATGTGGGTCTTTTCTGTCTTAAGCTGAATTGAGTTAGTTAGGTAGGATATCACTGTAAATGATTTTAGAGCTAAAATCGTAGAAACTTATTGCATGTCTCTACTGTCTCCAGTATGATTCATCCTACTTTGATTATTAGAGATCCTCAATTAAATGTCTGTATCAAATTGAAAGTTGTTATTGGTTCTTTCTGCTCAGGTACTCGTCAAAGAAGTTCATTCATTGGTTTTTTTAGGTTTTCCTTTTTCATTGTAAGTTGTTGGTTTTAACTCCTAAAAGAGATTGAGCTAAGATGAAATTAGTTTGTTGCATCCGCATCATATGTCTAAATTTATTTGACTGGTTATTCTCCTCTAACATTCTGGTTACAGTCTTGTAATTATAGCAAAATTCTGATCCAGTATATGCAAAACTGTATGTGATGattcttttctatttttcaatCATACATAGATGTTGAAAGTGTCATGAGCAAGTCTCCATTTAAATAAGTCCTAGTATAGATGATAGTCGGTTGTATATAAGAAGTGATCAAATTTGAACTCAAAAGGGTTAACAGGCACTCTtcacttcttttttatttttctcttctgatttcttttttctttccttttgttttttgttctataTTTTGTTCTACTTGTACTACTTATAGAATCTGTTTCATCATCAATATCTATTTTCTGAACATCATCCCCTCTCTCTTTGCTGCACTCTGGTTTTGTTTTCTACATAACCCATCTCTATATACAAATTTGTGTGACTTAAGATCAGTAATAAAAGATGCAAGAGTGCTTCTGAGAATCGAAGTAGATGACTTTGGCATATAGCCAACTCTactgattttattttatgattggATGTGTTTTTTTATTTGTTGCTTATGCAATCACATCTCTGTTACTGCATTTGCAGCAAGTTTTCCAATTTGTTGACTGGACAACCCTGTTACACTGATTTGTGCTGACTATCAACACAATATCTCCAGCTAACATTGTGTTCCACTTTATCTTCATCTCTGCTTTCTTAGGTAGTACTTGTTTATCTTGATGTGACATGCTGACACATTGTAACTTTAGCCTTGTTTACCTGCATGTCACACTATAGTTTACTATCTGTATTCCATCTGTGTGTATAACTGTATATGCTTACAGCTTTTGTACCTCTATGTGCATGTTAAATGATAATACTCATGTACATAGACAGAGGTACATATTAGTATAGGTAGGTCTTGTTTTAAAACCAAAAGATGAATTTTGCTAATATTGAAGAATATATAATGTGATGTGCATCTAACGAGTAgaatataatgatttgaatattgaaagaaaaatTGACAAAATACTGGGACTCTGCGTTGGATGAAGATGGAACTGAACTAAATATTATAACAATTCAATGTATAGAACTTTTGGATATATTATGAACAGATGAGTATATATTGAGGTTGTAATTGATCGATTTATCTCTATAAAATTTGAGAAAATTTCCTCTGACAACATTGCATTCTATCCTAAACATTGCCGGTTTTGAGAATGTAAACTCTGTTAGTAATAGTCTGAAGGAGTGACCAATAATCAGATCTTGGACTGGGGGAAATCATTCTCATCCAGGAAAGTtgtttttaagtgagattgcaAGAGTTGGTCTAACCATGACTTTCAATTGAGGAAAACTGCTCTCTTTTGATGTAGAAGAAGGCTTATCTAATAGGAAATCTTATGGGCCTCAGAAATTTAGTAATTTGCAGGAAAGAATCACAAAAGGTGAGTGTGAATTAAAATTTAGAAGTAACTCATCTACACCTGATTTAGATATTAATTTTCTTGTAAGCATATTAGGGGTATGCTAGCAGAAAAATGTTGAAGAgctttctgatcccaaatcccgaaTCAATCAGATGATATGAAGAATAACTAAAAGCAAGCTGTAATAAAAAATAACATCAGGAATATAAAAACATCAAAATTCAGCTATTTTCTTTTGGTGTTGCCTTGTTGTGTTGACTGGAATATTCTAGCTAATAAGGATTGCCTTTTGGTCGGTTTGCCTGTGCAAACTAGCACAAGTCAATTTTAGTCTCACACTGCCAAGGATTTGTCATCAGAGTCTCAGCAGGAGACAGCCTCATGCAGATTCCTTTTGAGTATGGAAGTACCAACAGGCATGTTTGGTACTATTGATACGGTAACCTTCATAGCGATATCTGATTTTTTATATCCTCTGAATGAACTTCTTCATTTTCTGTGTTTTAGGGTCAACATAGTCATGCTTTTTAAACTGTATGCTTTTCTGAGAGTTGTGGAACCATTTACCAAGTCACATACATTGGGCATTGCATTTTTATGATATCACAGTTTGTGATAATTGCAATGTACATTTGTTTCCTGGTTAAAGTAACATATTAAGTTGGGGATGTTAATAGTTACAGGACTTATTCCCTTTATGAATCAAAGAATAGCAAGAAGCATATCATAGTTTTATTCAATGTATAGAGAATGGCCATCTGAGCTAAATTATGTTTTCATGACCATAATTTAGTTCAAAGTTATGTGGACATGACCATAACAATCGTCACTATCTATATAGAAATTTGTAAAAGACTTCGATGTTGTTTCCATAAATATGATTTTGTTGGCCAATGAAAATGTTATGATTTTTTAAGTTTGTTTGATTAAAAAAGAAACTTGAGGCAACAAAAAGGTTTCTTGTTGGTGTTCTATCTTTTCAATACTAATCAGGAAGTTCCATCAGATCTGAGGTAAGATCTGGAATTTGTAATGCAATCCTGCAGAATTCTTCACTGTGATGACATTTTGCTCCATAatcaagaatatttttttaaatcaattggTTTGTGCTAGATAAGTCCAATCTTTTATGTGCGACCTAAATCTTTTGGAATGACTTGAGAATCTGATCCATTTTAATCAGTGTGTATTTCTGTTCATAAACATCCTAATGAGGAATGTAATTCAATCTAGTGTTCTTTTTGTCATGGCATTGCGATCTCAAGAACACTTGGATATCATGAAGCTGTTCCGTAGTCTCATTTTGGATTTCATGAAGTTGAGTATAATTCTTTGTTTTTTCTGTTTATCCAAGTGTTTCACCTTACCCTTTTTGTTGCTTTGCAGCATGGGCTGGGAAGGAGGCAACTGTAATCCTATGACCTTGTGATGAACTTAATATCTGGAAACCCAAATTACTTTTCTATTTAGATTTTGGCAAGTCAATAATTACCAATCCATGAAGCTCCTGTCTACcatgttattaaaaatattagcatGTGAGATGGTATATGCATAGCACTATTTCTCTGTTCAAATGCAAGATTATGTGACATCCACCTCTCCAAGAAAAATATATGTGATCAGCCTTCGTTTTTTTATTGTGTTACTTCACAATTAAAGTCTCAATTTTATGATGTAAATTAGATCAGAGTTTCTTTTAATGGGTTTCAAATCCATTGCtttaagttaaatcatttgatcTTGTTCAGCTGATGTCCCATTTCACCCCCCAAAAACTAAGATTTTCTTGAACCAATGAGAGTTTATTCCGAACTTTTTTCTGTAATTAAAATGATTGACAATTCATGCGGCCCGGCCCAAGATTACAGATGAGGCCCATCATACGGTTCAAGTTTACcacagggagaagaagagaggtggAGGCGGGACCGCCTTATCTGATGGATTGCAACGCCCGCCATTTGTTCGTCTTCTGGCTTCTACGGCGGCCAAGGAATTGAATCGAGCGAGCGACAGATCATCAAAGGACGCTCTCCTCCCCACAATGTGCTGACCGACCCAAGTACGCCGAATGCCGCTGCCGATGCCTTCCGCCGCGCTCTCCTCCGCCCTCTCCCCGCCTCCATCTCCCGGTGGCCCGCTCGGCCGCCGCCCTCTCCTCCTCTCAACGACGTCGGCTACGACTTCGAGCTCCTCCTCTCGTCCGCGAGCTCGTTGCCGCCTTCTCCGCGCTCGAGGTATCCAACCCTTCTCGTCCCTCTGTGCTTTGATCGTTGTTTTGATCGTTTTGTCTACACGCCGCGACTCTATACGACGTACAAATCCCGGACTTGTGGGGATTGTCCATTGCCAGTTCCTCATTAAAACTATTTCCCAATTTGATTTTGCCCCGTCATTTCACTACGATGTGATTCAAATTTCACTCGGGGTAGATCGAGCGTGTGGAGAACGTCGATCGGTTCTTTATGTAGACTCGATTTAAACTGAGCTTGGCCGTGTCGACCGCATGTTTGATGTTTGATGAAATGGTTTTCTTGGTGTTGGTCCAGTCAAGCCTGGGTTacgcagtagaaatttgattccaATGGAATAAGTCTTGGACTAGATCCCATCTTCAATTAATCTGACCGGAACTTTACATTTATCCTTTTGTAAGATGGTGTTTGGTGTCGTCCAATGCTTAGCACCTGATCTTGGTGTGGTTGTTGAATGGAGAGCAACTTCTCTTCACTGTCATCTTTGGAGGGCACCTGATTTTTCTTCCCCACAACTCTGCTCTCCCTGTCGATGCCATCGCGCCCCGCACTCCTTGCCGACACTTCCCTCGCGCTCCCTACCGATGCCGGCATCGATCGCTACCCCACGCTCTCTATCAATGCCGATGCTCCCCCCTCGCACTCGCTGCCGCCTCCACAATGTCCCCCAAGAGGTATAATCCATTTGCAAAGGGATGATatagaaatattaaatttttttaaaatggaGTTATAaatagagaagaagaggaggaggaggaggaagaaaaaggaggaagaagaaggggaggaggaggtggaagaaggagaagaagagggtatTTAAGTTCATCTATAAGGAGTtgtttagaaatataaaaaaaaattaaaattaggttATAAATAGTAAAGAGGGGATTGCAAGTAGTAATCTCCTTAATTATTTCTGTTACTTGAACTCTCATCATCCAAATCACAAATAGTTGATAGGAGTACGTTTAAACAATATAGACATTATTTTTGTTACTCGAACCCTCATCATCCAAATCACAGAAGGGTAATCTTAATATAGGTACCAAAGCTTGCCATTCATAGTAAGAAAATTATTTGTATGAAATTGTAGGATGGGAATAAGTGAATCATCCTCATTCTGATCCTGATCAAAATTTTCCAAGGTAAAATTGGTCGAATACCATCCAACTAGACTAGATCAGGCCAGTGCACCATGTGTCTGGTTTAAACTTGTCATCCTTACCAAGCAATGAGAGGACACGGAAAGGTCAAACGACTTGTTATGCATTTGCTGCATATAGATATGCATATGTATCTATGTACATAGGCCTTTGTTATTGCACAAACTTGCATATGTATCTGAATGTGCGTGCATGTATATGCATGGAGCTACATATGGCAATACTTCCTGAAATGAGAAACTTTTGCTTTATGCTTGATGCTTCTTGGCTTGTTGTTTCTTTATCTATAGTTTCTTCTGAGATTTCTAACAAGTTGATCTATAATCATACAGTCGTGGATGGGTCTAAAGAAACTGAGACATCTTTGTACTTTGCAAATGAAAGATCTGAATCTGACAAGCTAGTTGATAGCATGGACTTTGGCGAACTCTGCAATGAATTTGAATGCATTAGTAGCCCTCAGGTGGAATCAACAGCAAGACAACTCGCTCGGGATATACTAGAGATGCGAGAAGGAAATCGTGCCCTAGGATCTTATTCAGTTTCTGTCAAATATAAGGTAATTATTCTGGATAACCTATTCTAAATAATGAATAGTTATGAGATTAATCTGTTCTGGTTACCTGGAgagctttcaaaaattatatattttttgtttgtcTGGATTACATTGTATAATTTGGAGAAACCATCAGAATTCTCTTTCAAATTTTTAGTGACAAGAAGTGGTAAAgaaagtttttttcttttctcatgtTCCAAAACTGTTTAATAATGACATCTTGATGCCTTTAATTAATGATTATTTTAATCCTACAAAAATTAGTTCTTCCACCTGTGTAGATGTCTTCAGTGAGGTGGATGTTTTTTCCCCTAGTGGCTTAACATCATGGTTCATGTTTCTATCTTGTGGCTTTTCCATGATTTAACtgttttagttttctttttgCTTCAAATATGTGTGTTTAATTTTCCGAAATGATAACCATAACATTTACCTTTGGTATGAATTGCCTAATTTTCATCATCAAGTGTAGAATCCTTCGCTTGCTTGATTATTTGGAACTAATAAGCATTGTGATTCAGTGATCATAAAGAAATTTATTGGTTATCTAAATCAAGGTTGTGATCTAGTTCAGACCCTGCTTTGATCTTTGTTCCGCAGAGAAGATTAATAAATTAAGTCCACTTGCCTAACTATGAGCAGTGTTATTTATAAGCAGAAAATTGTTATATGATTGTGAAACTTGTCCTGGATGTTTGTTGTTTTTCACCAAAAAATCTATTCATTTCCATGCCTAGGTATCATGGTGTAGACTTCATGTTGATGCAGGATCCAGTTAGGAGCTTCGTTGGGCGTGAAAAATACAAAAGACCTCTTTGGGCAACTGATGCACTGGAAAATCCATCAGTGGTAAGACTTTGTACTGCTATTATCTCTTTATAATTTTGATGGTTTGCACCATTatcttttactttattttaatCTAGAATCCAGAGCCCATTGGTCAGGGATGCCTGAATCTATAATTCTTTGAGCTGTCTTAGTTCAAATTATTCCCCATCTGCTTAGTAGCTTATCGAGAAAAAATTGCAGTGTCAATAAAACTGTGTTACTGCTGTGGGTGTCAGTTTCAGTTGTTGTTACTAATAAGCACAAATTTCATATTTTTGTGAGCAGAATGGCAGTTGAGATGCATCTATTGAGCTTTTAACTGTGATGCATGTCTCAGACGGTGCAGGAAATGGTAATGTTATCAACTAGTGTACTGAGCATAAAGTGGACACTGAAAGGGAAACCTAAAAACCCTGCAATTGCAAGCATAGGAGGAGACCTACAAGTTGGAGTGGACTCCCGCTTCACCTTAAACCAGATAAGTGGCCAAGTTATTGAACATGAAGAGTCATGGGATTTGTCTCAATCATCTCCTGTTGCTCAGTGGTATTTCTGGATTTCCAGGAGATTGTTCTCCGTTGTTGAATCTGTCAAAGATACTGTTGATGCTGCTAAGAATACAGCAACACGCTTGTCAACCCAAAAAGAGGACTTGGAGATCTACCCTGACCCTTCTGGTGATCCTACAAAGGTAATCTTTTCTGCATATTTCCATTAAAGTTCCCTGAACATGTATCTTCTTGTTTTGGCAAGCATGGAAAAAATGTCTCATTCAACACATGCACATGTAACAGTAGTTTAGCATAAGAATGTATGTTATGATAACTGCAGAAGTTGGTTGCGACTGATGCTtgagtatatatgtatatatatattttaagactAAGtatgagcttttttttttttaaaagcaaaaaATTTATTGAAGTTAGAACTTAGAAGAACACAGCTAGAGAACTGGACAATCTACAAGCATCGTCCTCTTTACAGAAAAATGGAGAGCCAAGAGGTTCTCCCAAAAGAGCAAGCTCTAGGTATATAGGTAAAACATGAAATCTGCATAGTGTTCATCAAAAGCTTGACATCAGCAATGATACCACCGAGAAACCAAGGAGTTTCCCGAGGGCACATGCCTGAAAACTAAAAATGAAGATTTGACTGGGCAGTTGCAAAATCTGACCTTATTTCTATTAAGTCAAAGGGATCATATGTCATAGGAGATGGCAGAAAGGATCTGGGTGATCTTGGCTTTGCTAAAACCTTCCTCTTCTCTAAGTCAAGTACTCATAGACCAGGAGCCAAAGAACTTAAAGCGAAGCCTAAGTTTGCTTTGAGGTAGGTTCCAAAAAGTAGTAGCAACAAGGCATTCGAGAAACATATGAAAGGAAGAATCAACGTGCAGCTTACAAACAAAGCAAGCTTCTAACTAATGGTGGAGTAGGTGTGCAAACAAATCAGATGTTAGGAGGTGATTTTAGGAAGTTTCCAATGGAACTGTTTAACCTTTGGTGAAATAGAAAGCTGTCATATCACCTTCCAGCCTTGTCAGCCCTCATCTCCAGAGTTTGATTTGATATACTGATAGGCACCGCTGGTAGAAAGAGAGGCCAAGGGATTGGATTACCAGATCCACTTATCATTATCGGGAAATATGAATTCTAAAAATTCTTTCAATTAGGGAAGGATGAAAGAGCTGCTCAAGAATAGAAGCATTTCAAAA encodes the following:
- the LOC135680501 gene encoding uncharacterized protein LOC135680501 isoform X1, which codes for MPLPMPSAALSSALSPPPSPGGPLGRRPLLLSTTSATTSSSSSRPRARCRLLRARVVDGSKETETSLYFANERSESDKLVDSMDFGELCNEFECISSPQVESTARQLARDILEMREGNRALGSYSVSVKYKDPVRSFVGREKYKRPLWATDALENPSVTVQEMVMLSTSVLSIKWTLKGKPKNPAIASIGGDLQVGVDSRFTLNQISGQVIEHEESWDLSQSSPVAQWYFWISRRLFSVVESVKDTVDAAKNTATRLSTQKEDLEIYPDPSGDPTKLTSEPHENFSKSKSKKIYMSKFQSCMYLQPSIVL
- the LOC135680502 gene encoding biotin carboxyl carrier protein of acetyl-CoA carboxylase 1, chloroplastic-like — its product is MASSSSLHAAPAAAPQVYAAAASASSSSSRRRPTAVSFHLPSKSKKPLLVPAKGLGLYRDRSAIAKAQLNEVAGGPANDAATSKTKAEALGPKGQDAEAGKPSLPSAPLSEEAISEFMTQVANIVKLVDSRDIVELQLKQNDCELIIRKKEAFPQPPAPAPIVMQAPAAPAYIPSEVPPPPAARALPSPAAASSAPKASKSSHPPLKSPMAGTLYRSPGPGLPPFVKPGDKVNKGQILCIIEAMKLMNEIEADHAGTVVEILVEDGKPVGIDQPIFIIEP
- the LOC135680501 gene encoding uncharacterized protein LOC135680501 isoform X2; this translates as MPLPMPSAALSSALSPPPSPGGPLGRRPLLLSTTSATTSSSSSRPRARCRLLRARVVDGSKETETSLYFANERSESDKLVDSMDFGELCNEFECISSPQVESTARQLARDILEMREGNRALGSYSVSVKYKDPVRSFVGREKYKRPLWATDALENPSVTVQEMVMLSTSVLSIKWTLKGKPKNPAIASIGGDLQVGVDSRFTLNQISGQVIEHEESWDLSQSSPVAQWYFWISRRLFSVVESVKDTVDAAKNTATRLSTQKEDLEIYPDPSGDPTKFFQRDDDLQRDAYQIALFLAVIYLVVQFLRTTL